From the genome of Nasonia vitripennis strain AsymCx chromosome 1, Nvit_psr_1.1, whole genome shotgun sequence, one region includes:
- the LOC103315382 gene encoding protein PXR1-like isoform X2 — protein sequence MDTDVELIKGSGIIVNAWKLRSIKNTYSKNPKEMARKLMKMIIGVEQLKKSSPTGKNGRIPIPTDVFEEFVNDNVAKKKYQINDMKKIINVECEEVKPDKKNNKEEATASKEQDDFEQDLEELSDGDFEKDLEELSDGDFEKESTEIKKNKETKNDEKIEYDKKSEEKKKQKRPRKTHPPETLQTTNSTRVMREKNPKSNLQCRFAKATF from the exons ATGGACACTGAT GTTGAATTGATAAAAGGCTCAGGAATCATCGTGAATGCGTGGAAGCTTCGAAGTATCAAGAACACGTACAGCAAAAATCCGAAAGAGATGGCTCGCAAACTCATGAAAATGATTATTGGAGTTGAAcaattaaagaaaagttcaccAACTGGAAAGAATGGCAGAATTCCTATTCCAACAGACGTGTTTGAAG aatTCGTAAATGACAACGTAGCAAAAAAGAAGTATCAAATTAatgatatgaaaaaaattatcaacgTAGAATGTGAAGAAGTCAAACCTGATAAAAAGAACAATAAAGAAGAAGCTACGGCATCGAAAGAACAAGATGATTTTGAGCAAGACTTAGAAGAGCTATCAGATGGCGATTTTGAGAAAGACTTAGAAGAGCTATCAGATGGTGATTTTGAGAAAGAAAGTACTGAAATTAAGAAGAATAAGGAAACCAAGAacgatgaaaaaattgaatatgaTAAGAAATctgaagaaaagaagaaacaaaAACGCCCACGCAAAACTCATCCTCCGGAAACGCTTCAAACTACAAATAGCACAAGAGTTATGCGAGAAAAGAATCCTAAAAGTAATCTCCAGTGTCGATTTGCCAAAGCAaccttttga
- the LOC103315382 gene encoding protein PXR1-like isoform X1, whose translation MDTDVELIKGSGIIVNAWKLRSIKNTYSKNPKEMARKLMKMIIGVEQLKKSSPTGKNGRIPIPTDVFEGVEQFVNDNVAKKKYQINDMKKIINVECEEVKPDKKNNKEEATASKEQDDFEQDLEELSDGDFEKDLEELSDGDFEKESTEIKKNKETKNDEKIEYDKKSEEKKKQKRPRKTHPPETLQTTNSTRVMREKNPKSNLQCRFAKATF comes from the exons ATGGACACTGAT GTTGAATTGATAAAAGGCTCAGGAATCATCGTGAATGCGTGGAAGCTTCGAAGTATCAAGAACACGTACAGCAAAAATCCGAAAGAGATGGCTCGCAAACTCATGAAAATGATTATTGGAGTTGAAcaattaaagaaaagttcaccAACTGGAAAGAATGGCAGAATTCCTATTCCAACAGACGTGTTTGAAGGTGTCGAAC aatTCGTAAATGACAACGTAGCAAAAAAGAAGTATCAAATTAatgatatgaaaaaaattatcaacgTAGAATGTGAAGAAGTCAAACCTGATAAAAAGAACAATAAAGAAGAAGCTACGGCATCGAAAGAACAAGATGATTTTGAGCAAGACTTAGAAGAGCTATCAGATGGCGATTTTGAGAAAGACTTAGAAGAGCTATCAGATGGTGATTTTGAGAAAGAAAGTACTGAAATTAAGAAGAATAAGGAAACCAAGAacgatgaaaaaattgaatatgaTAAGAAATctgaagaaaagaagaaacaaaAACGCCCACGCAAAACTCATCCTCCGGAAACGCTTCAAACTACAAATAGCACAAGAGTTATGCGAGAAAAGAATCCTAAAAGTAATCTCCAGTGTCGATTTGCCAAAGCAaccttttga
- the LOC100116900 gene encoding probable multidrug resistance-associated protein lethal(2)03659 isoform X1, which yields MDKNEKKQVNNPRQGANPLSVITFKWLLGTFLLGNKRELEVDDLYSPLDEHSSRLLGNKMSRLWKQEEERCEKSNKKSTPSLLRVLVRCFGCDIMVFGMFLGILEFVVKITQPIILANLLKYFSGKHRMEQTEAFFWGTGIVLGVLLDCVISHPTFQGLMHMGMKIRIACCSLIYRKILRVSKVAAEGETSIGQMINLLSNDVNRLDYSVFSLHYIWIAPIQTALISYLLYREVNLAAAGGILTLLLFIPVHGCYGKLASYLTLKLAYRTDERLRLTNEIINGVKVIKMYAWEKPFAFLVDKAREKEVKIIRNNSMANEICWSFESYIPRVCLFVTVLAYVLFGSNIDAEKIYLVTAYYNVLRTTLYRSFPLSIREIAEALVSVKRLQKFLLFEEIDYKPLSNNNNVNSDKQDNGIALSFSNVTAKWKDESKFEPLKDMTFDIKTGSLTAIVGQVGAGKTTLFHAILKEIPITRGKMLINGKVSYSSQEAWLFASSIKQNILFGKPMNKERYEKVVEVCQLKRDFQLLPYGENTLVGERGINLSGGQCARVNLARAVYHDADIYLLDDPLSAVDTHVGKGIFDDCIQTFLKDKTVVLITHQFHYLKHVDRIIILADGAIQAEGTYHDLLNLGLDLTKMMKLDSESDEIPDNVQMPAKENIATADASTLNQEEEEQSESRTLGNISAKIYMRYFGAAKSICLVFFVFLISVICQVLSSGADYFITYWVNFEETHDNFTSASADDPLRGRSWFIYIYGSITILTIFVTLAQAYTFFDMCMRISRNLHALMFHSIVHTTMAFFNANPIGRIMNRFSKDMGVIDARVPQTIIDVTQIGLYTFSVVAIVSSVNPWFLIPAAIIAVVAGFVRKFYIKTSRSIKRLEGITRSPVFNHLSASVHGLTTIRALNAQDTLTKEFDNHQDLHSSAWFIFFSGSRAFGFYIEFLCMIFTGVVTYTLLSLSDIALAGDAGLVITQCILLTGMLQWGVRQTAELENQMTSVERILEYLNLPQEPALERKPDNRPPEKWPQKGQIIFDNVILTYDRQEKPALKNLQFIVEPNEMIGIVGRTGAGKSSIINAIFRLADLEGEISIDNVATSKISLQDLRSKISIIPQEPVLFAGSLRRNLDPFEEYTDHDLWQALEDVELKALLDSDLGLNMKVMEGGSNFSVGQRQLLCLARAIVRNNKIMVLDEATANVDPQTDELIQKAIRRKFVNCTVLIIAHRLNTVMDSSKILVMDAGQVVEYDHPYNLLQRKDGAFYNMVQQTGASTAENLLEIAKFNHQSKLKKLQE from the exons ATGgataaaaatgagaaaaaacaGGTCAACAACCCGAGACAGGGCGCCAATCCCTTATCGGTCATTACATTCAA ATGGCTACTGGGAACGTTTCTTTTGGGAAACAAACGAGAATTGGAAGTGGAtgatctttactcacctctcgacgAACATTCTAGTCGACTTTTGGGTAATAAGATGTCTCGGCTGTGGaaacaagaagaagaaagatgcgaaaaatcgaataaaaagTCTACTCCGAGTTTGCTTAGAGTACTTGTAAGGTGTTTCGGCTGTGATATTATGGTGTTTGGAATGTTCTTGGGCATTCTCGAATTTGTCGTAAA aattaCTCAACCTATAATTTTGGCtaatttactgaaatattttaGCGGCAAGCATAGAATGGAACAGACCGAAGCCTTTTTCTGGGGCACAGGAATAGTACTTGGCGTTCTCTTGGATTGTGTTATTAGTCATCCTACTTTCCAGGGTTTAATGCACATGGGAATGAAAATAAGAATAGCTTGTTGTTCGCTCATTTATAGAAAAATTCTGAGGGTTTCAAAAGTTGCAGCCGAGGGTGAAACAAGTATTGGACAG atGATTAATCTCTTGAGTAATGACGTCAACAGATTAGACTACTCGGTATTTTCGCTGCATTACATATGGATAGCACCTATTCAAACAGCACTTATTTCGTACTTGCTATATAGAGAAGTAAACTTAGCAGCAGCTGGGGGAATTTTAACTCTTTTACTGTTTATACCAGTACATG GATGTTACGGAAAATTGGCTTCGTATTTGACTCTAAAGTTGGCTTACAGAACGGACGAGCGTCTACGACTTactaatgaaattataaacgGCGTTAAAGTCATCAAAATGTACGCATGGGAAAAACCGTTTGCGTTCCTCGTCGATAAAGCTCGAga gAAAGAAGTTAAAATCATTAGAAACAATTCTATGGCCAATGAAATATGTTGGTCATTTGAAAGTTACATTCCTAGAGTCTGCCTTTTTGTCACTGTGCTGGCTTATGTATTGTTTGGAAGTAACATTGAtgcagaaaaaatttatttggtAACGGCTTACTACAACGTTCTACGTACAACCTTATATCGTTCTTTCCCACTGA GTATACGAGAAATCGCCGAAGCTCTTGTTTCCGTGAAAAGACTTCAAAAGTTCTTGTTATTCGAAGAGATTGATTATAAACCATTGTCAAACAATAACAACGTCAATTCTGATAAGCAAGACAATGGTATAGCTCTTTCATTTTCAAACGTCACTGCCAAATGGAAGGATGAATCCAAATTTGAACCTCTCAAAGATATGACGTTCGACATAAAAACAGGATCCCTCACTGCCATAGTAGGACAAGTAGGAGCCGGCAAGACGACTCTGTTTCACGCAATACTTAAAGAAATACCTATAACGCGCGGAAAGATGTTAATTAATGGAAAGGTTTCTTATTCCAGTCAAGAGGCATGGCTATTTGCGTcatcaataaaacaaaatattctaTTTGGCAAACCAATGAATAAAGAGCGTTACGAAAAAGTTGTCGAAGTGTGCCAATTGAAACGAGATTTTCAATTATTGCCGTATGGCGAAAATACTCTGGTTGGCGAGAGGGGAATTAATTTGAGCGGCGGTCAATGTGCTCGAGTTAATCTAGCTCGTGCCGTCTACCATGATGCTGATATTTATCTCTTAGACGATCCACTTTCTGCCGTCGATACGCATGTTGGCAAGGGCATTTTTGATGATTGCattcaaacttttttaaaagataaaacaGTTGTCTTAATAACTCATCAATTCCATTATTTGAAGCACGTTGATAGAATTATCATACTTGCTGATGGTGCTATACAAGCCGAGGGAACGTATCATGATCTTCTCAATTTAGGTCTCGATTTAACGAAAATGATGAAACTAGATAGCGAATCTGATGAAATACCTGATAATGTTCAAATGCCAGCTAAAGAAAATATAGCGACAGCCGACGCTTCGACTTTAAATCAAGAGGAAGAAGAACAATCAGAATCTAGGACACTCGGCAATATCTCCGCAAAAATCTATATGCGTTACTTTGGCGCTGCAAAAAGTATATGTCTCGTtttctttgtatttttaataagtgTGATTTGTCAAGTATTATCTAGCGGTGCAGATTATTTTATCACTTATTGGGTAAACTTTGAAGAGACGCACGATAACTTCACCTCGGCTAGTGCTGACGATCCTTTAAGAGGACGTagttggtttatttatatttatggcTCTATAACCATTTTAACGATTTTTGTAACGCTTGCTCAAGCTTATACATTCTTCGACATGTGCATGAGAATATCAAGAAATCTACATGCTCTAATGTTTCATAGTATAGTTCATACAACGATGGCTTTCTTCAACGCTAATCCTATTGGGCGCATAATGAAtag GTTTTCAAAAGATATGGGTGTTATCGACGCACGAGTTCCACAAACGATAATCGATGTAACGCAAATTGGCCTATACACCTTTTCTGTAGTAGCTATTGTTTCTAGCGTTAACCCTTGGTTTCTCATACCAGCTGCCATAATTGCTGTAGTGGCAGGTTTTGTTAgaaagttttatataaaaaccAGCCGAAGTATTAAGAGATTGGAAGGAATAA CCCGCTCGCCAGTTTTTAATCATTTAAGCGCTAGTGTGCACGGTCTCACAACTATTCGAGCTTTGAATGCTCAAGACACACTGACGAAGGAGTTTGATAACCATCAAGATTTACATTCCTCTGCGTGGTTCATATTCTTCTCAGGGTCAAGAGCATTTGGCTTTTATATTGAATTTCTTTGTATGATTTTCACAGGAGTTGTCACTTATACTTTACTTTCCTTAAGTGACATCGCTTTAGCTGGAGATGCCGGTCTCGTAATCACACAATGTATACTACTAACGGGTATGCTACAGTGGGGTGTCCGACAAACAGCAGAATTAGAAAATCAAATGACGTCAGTTGAGAGAATTTTAGAGTATTTGAATCTACCGCAAGAACCAGCGTTAGAAAGAAAGCCAGACAACAGACCTCCAGAAAAATGGCCTCAaaaaggtcaaattatttttgacaaCGTTATTTTAACTTACGATCGGCAGGAGAAACcagctttgaaaaatttacaattcATAGTTGAGCCTAATGAAATGATAGGTATTGTTGGCAGAACAGGAGCAGGCAAATCTTCTATAATCAACGCAATATTCCGTTTGGCTGATCTCGAGGGAGAAATTTCAATTGACAACGTAGCGACGAGTAAAATATCTCTACAAGATTTGAGATCCAAAATCAGTATAATACCGCAGGAGCCAGTACTTTTTGCTGGATCTTTAAGAAGAAATTTAGATCCTTTCGAAGAGTATACCGACCACGATTTATGGCAAGCTTTAGAAGATGTTGAATTGAAAGCTTTATTAGATTCAGATTTAGGTCTAAATATGAAAGTTATGGAGGGTGGATCGAATTTTAGCGTGGGACAAAGACAACTATTATGTCTAGCACGAGCCATCGTGAGAAATAATAAGATAATGGTACTTGACGAAGCCACTGCCAATGTTGATCCTCAAACAGATGAGCTTATTCAAAAAGCTATCCGAAGAAAATTCGTGAATTGCACTGTACTTATCATTGCACATCGTCTCAATACAGTAATGGATAGCAGTAAAATACTTGTTATGGATGCTGGACAAGTTGTG GAATATGATCATCCCTATAATTTGCTCCAACGCAAAGACGGCGCTTTTTACAACATGGTGCAACAAACTGGTGCTTCTACCGCTGAAAATCTTCTAGAAATAGCTAAATTTAATCACCaaagtaaattgaaaaaattacaagAATAA
- the LOC100116900 gene encoding probable multidrug resistance-associated protein lethal(2)03659 isoform X2 has protein sequence MEQTEAFFWGTGIVLGVLLDCVISHPTFQGLMHMGMKIRIACCSLIYRKILRVSKVAAEGETSIGQMINLLSNDVNRLDYSVFSLHYIWIAPIQTALISYLLYREVNLAAAGGILTLLLFIPVHGCYGKLASYLTLKLAYRTDERLRLTNEIINGVKVIKMYAWEKPFAFLVDKAREKEVKIIRNNSMANEICWSFESYIPRVCLFVTVLAYVLFGSNIDAEKIYLVTAYYNVLRTTLYRSFPLSIREIAEALVSVKRLQKFLLFEEIDYKPLSNNNNVNSDKQDNGIALSFSNVTAKWKDESKFEPLKDMTFDIKTGSLTAIVGQVGAGKTTLFHAILKEIPITRGKMLINGKVSYSSQEAWLFASSIKQNILFGKPMNKERYEKVVEVCQLKRDFQLLPYGENTLVGERGINLSGGQCARVNLARAVYHDADIYLLDDPLSAVDTHVGKGIFDDCIQTFLKDKTVVLITHQFHYLKHVDRIIILADGAIQAEGTYHDLLNLGLDLTKMMKLDSESDEIPDNVQMPAKENIATADASTLNQEEEEQSESRTLGNISAKIYMRYFGAAKSICLVFFVFLISVICQVLSSGADYFITYWVNFEETHDNFTSASADDPLRGRSWFIYIYGSITILTIFVTLAQAYTFFDMCMRISRNLHALMFHSIVHTTMAFFNANPIGRIMNRFSKDMGVIDARVPQTIIDVTQIGLYTFSVVAIVSSVNPWFLIPAAIIAVVAGFVRKFYIKTSRSIKRLEGITRSPVFNHLSASVHGLTTIRALNAQDTLTKEFDNHQDLHSSAWFIFFSGSRAFGFYIEFLCMIFTGVVTYTLLSLSDIALAGDAGLVITQCILLTGMLQWGVRQTAELENQMTSVERILEYLNLPQEPALERKPDNRPPEKWPQKGQIIFDNVILTYDRQEKPALKNLQFIVEPNEMIGIVGRTGAGKSSIINAIFRLADLEGEISIDNVATSKISLQDLRSKISIIPQEPVLFAGSLRRNLDPFEEYTDHDLWQALEDVELKALLDSDLGLNMKVMEGGSNFSVGQRQLLCLARAIVRNNKIMVLDEATANVDPQTDELIQKAIRRKFVNCTVLIIAHRLNTVMDSSKILVMDAGQVVEYDHPYNLLQRKDGAFYNMVQQTGASTAENLLEIAKFNHQSKLKKLQE, from the exons ATGGAACAGACCGAAGCCTTTTTCTGGGGCACAGGAATAGTACTTGGCGTTCTCTTGGATTGTGTTATTAGTCATCCTACTTTCCAGGGTTTAATGCACATGGGAATGAAAATAAGAATAGCTTGTTGTTCGCTCATTTATAGAAAAATTCTGAGGGTTTCAAAAGTTGCAGCCGAGGGTGAAACAAGTATTGGACAG atGATTAATCTCTTGAGTAATGACGTCAACAGATTAGACTACTCGGTATTTTCGCTGCATTACATATGGATAGCACCTATTCAAACAGCACTTATTTCGTACTTGCTATATAGAGAAGTAAACTTAGCAGCAGCTGGGGGAATTTTAACTCTTTTACTGTTTATACCAGTACATG GATGTTACGGAAAATTGGCTTCGTATTTGACTCTAAAGTTGGCTTACAGAACGGACGAGCGTCTACGACTTactaatgaaattataaacgGCGTTAAAGTCATCAAAATGTACGCATGGGAAAAACCGTTTGCGTTCCTCGTCGATAAAGCTCGAga gAAAGAAGTTAAAATCATTAGAAACAATTCTATGGCCAATGAAATATGTTGGTCATTTGAAAGTTACATTCCTAGAGTCTGCCTTTTTGTCACTGTGCTGGCTTATGTATTGTTTGGAAGTAACATTGAtgcagaaaaaatttatttggtAACGGCTTACTACAACGTTCTACGTACAACCTTATATCGTTCTTTCCCACTGA GTATACGAGAAATCGCCGAAGCTCTTGTTTCCGTGAAAAGACTTCAAAAGTTCTTGTTATTCGAAGAGATTGATTATAAACCATTGTCAAACAATAACAACGTCAATTCTGATAAGCAAGACAATGGTATAGCTCTTTCATTTTCAAACGTCACTGCCAAATGGAAGGATGAATCCAAATTTGAACCTCTCAAAGATATGACGTTCGACATAAAAACAGGATCCCTCACTGCCATAGTAGGACAAGTAGGAGCCGGCAAGACGACTCTGTTTCACGCAATACTTAAAGAAATACCTATAACGCGCGGAAAGATGTTAATTAATGGAAAGGTTTCTTATTCCAGTCAAGAGGCATGGCTATTTGCGTcatcaataaaacaaaatattctaTTTGGCAAACCAATGAATAAAGAGCGTTACGAAAAAGTTGTCGAAGTGTGCCAATTGAAACGAGATTTTCAATTATTGCCGTATGGCGAAAATACTCTGGTTGGCGAGAGGGGAATTAATTTGAGCGGCGGTCAATGTGCTCGAGTTAATCTAGCTCGTGCCGTCTACCATGATGCTGATATTTATCTCTTAGACGATCCACTTTCTGCCGTCGATACGCATGTTGGCAAGGGCATTTTTGATGATTGCattcaaacttttttaaaagataaaacaGTTGTCTTAATAACTCATCAATTCCATTATTTGAAGCACGTTGATAGAATTATCATACTTGCTGATGGTGCTATACAAGCCGAGGGAACGTATCATGATCTTCTCAATTTAGGTCTCGATTTAACGAAAATGATGAAACTAGATAGCGAATCTGATGAAATACCTGATAATGTTCAAATGCCAGCTAAAGAAAATATAGCGACAGCCGACGCTTCGACTTTAAATCAAGAGGAAGAAGAACAATCAGAATCTAGGACACTCGGCAATATCTCCGCAAAAATCTATATGCGTTACTTTGGCGCTGCAAAAAGTATATGTCTCGTtttctttgtatttttaataagtgTGATTTGTCAAGTATTATCTAGCGGTGCAGATTATTTTATCACTTATTGGGTAAACTTTGAAGAGACGCACGATAACTTCACCTCGGCTAGTGCTGACGATCCTTTAAGAGGACGTagttggtttatttatatttatggcTCTATAACCATTTTAACGATTTTTGTAACGCTTGCTCAAGCTTATACATTCTTCGACATGTGCATGAGAATATCAAGAAATCTACATGCTCTAATGTTTCATAGTATAGTTCATACAACGATGGCTTTCTTCAACGCTAATCCTATTGGGCGCATAATGAAtag GTTTTCAAAAGATATGGGTGTTATCGACGCACGAGTTCCACAAACGATAATCGATGTAACGCAAATTGGCCTATACACCTTTTCTGTAGTAGCTATTGTTTCTAGCGTTAACCCTTGGTTTCTCATACCAGCTGCCATAATTGCTGTAGTGGCAGGTTTTGTTAgaaagttttatataaaaaccAGCCGAAGTATTAAGAGATTGGAAGGAATAA CCCGCTCGCCAGTTTTTAATCATTTAAGCGCTAGTGTGCACGGTCTCACAACTATTCGAGCTTTGAATGCTCAAGACACACTGACGAAGGAGTTTGATAACCATCAAGATTTACATTCCTCTGCGTGGTTCATATTCTTCTCAGGGTCAAGAGCATTTGGCTTTTATATTGAATTTCTTTGTATGATTTTCACAGGAGTTGTCACTTATACTTTACTTTCCTTAAGTGACATCGCTTTAGCTGGAGATGCCGGTCTCGTAATCACACAATGTATACTACTAACGGGTATGCTACAGTGGGGTGTCCGACAAACAGCAGAATTAGAAAATCAAATGACGTCAGTTGAGAGAATTTTAGAGTATTTGAATCTACCGCAAGAACCAGCGTTAGAAAGAAAGCCAGACAACAGACCTCCAGAAAAATGGCCTCAaaaaggtcaaattatttttgacaaCGTTATTTTAACTTACGATCGGCAGGAGAAACcagctttgaaaaatttacaattcATAGTTGAGCCTAATGAAATGATAGGTATTGTTGGCAGAACAGGAGCAGGCAAATCTTCTATAATCAACGCAATATTCCGTTTGGCTGATCTCGAGGGAGAAATTTCAATTGACAACGTAGCGACGAGTAAAATATCTCTACAAGATTTGAGATCCAAAATCAGTATAATACCGCAGGAGCCAGTACTTTTTGCTGGATCTTTAAGAAGAAATTTAGATCCTTTCGAAGAGTATACCGACCACGATTTATGGCAAGCTTTAGAAGATGTTGAATTGAAAGCTTTATTAGATTCAGATTTAGGTCTAAATATGAAAGTTATGGAGGGTGGATCGAATTTTAGCGTGGGACAAAGACAACTATTATGTCTAGCACGAGCCATCGTGAGAAATAATAAGATAATGGTACTTGACGAAGCCACTGCCAATGTTGATCCTCAAACAGATGAGCTTATTCAAAAAGCTATCCGAAGAAAATTCGTGAATTGCACTGTACTTATCATTGCACATCGTCTCAATACAGTAATGGATAGCAGTAAAATACTTGTTATGGATGCTGGACAAGTTGTG GAATATGATCATCCCTATAATTTGCTCCAACGCAAAGACGGCGCTTTTTACAACATGGTGCAACAAACTGGTGCTTCTACCGCTGAAAATCTTCTAGAAATAGCTAAATTTAATCACCaaagtaaattgaaaaaattacaagAATAA